In Deltaproteobacteria bacterium, the DNA window CGATGCAGAACTGCGCCGCGCCGAGGCTCGCGGCGGCCTGGCGGATCCGGTTCTCGTTGAAGAAGTGCTGCACGACCTGCAGGCCCCGGCCCTCGCCGCCGAAGACCGCTTCGTCCGGCACCCAGACGTTGGTGAGCGACACGTGCGCGTGGTCGCTCGGCATGTTGAACGTCCACAGGAACTGCTCGACCTTGAAGCCCGGCGAGCTGGTCGGCACCAGCAGCGCGGTGATGCCGTTCGCGTCGCCCGCCTTGCCGGCGGTGCGCGCGAAGATCAGGTCGAACGGCGCGCGGTGGATGCCGGTGTTCCAGGTCTTCTCGCCGTTGATGCGCCAGCCGTTCCCGTCGCGGACCGCGGTCGTCTCCATGTGGGTCGCGTCGGAGCCGTGGTTGGGCTCGGTGATGCCGAACGCGAAGCCCGTGGTGCCGTTCAGCAGGCCCTCGACGAACTGCGCCTTCTGCGACTCGGTGCCGTAGGCGAGCATCAGCAGCACGCCGACGTTGTTCGCCACGATCGAGTGCTCGTTCTGCAGGTCGTTGTGCAGGCCGAGACCGCGCGCCGAGAGGTGCTCGCGGATGATCGCCATGCCCAGGTTCGTGCCGTCCTTCCCGCCGTACTGCTTGGGCAGCGCGTAGCGGTAGTGCCCGGCCTTGTCGGCGATCCGGCGCGCCTCGCGCAGCAGCTCCTCCCAGTCGTCGGTCGGCAGCCCGCCGTTCGCCCAGTCCGTGCGCGAGTCCTCGCGGCGGTGGTCGAAGAAGCGGATGTTGTCGTCGCGCTGCTCGAGCGGCTTGATCTCGCGCTCGATGAACTCGTCGAGCTCGACGAGGTAGGCAGCGAGGTCGCGCGGGATGTCGAAGTCCATCGGGTTCTTCCTTCGCAGGTGGTGCGCGCCATCCTACCGCGCCGGCAAATCCGCGCGCAGCGC includes these proteins:
- a CDS encoding acyl-CoA dehydrogenase family protein, with amino-acid sequence MDFDIPRDLAAYLVELDEFIEREIKPLEQRDDNIRFFDHRREDSRTDWANGGLPTDDWEELLREARRIADKAGHYRYALPKQYGGKDGTNLGMAIIREHLSARGLGLHNDLQNEHSIVANNVGVLLMLAYGTESQKAQFVEGLLNGTTGFAFGITEPNHGSDATHMETTAVRDGNGWRINGEKTWNTGIHRAPFDLIFARTAGKAGDANGITALLVPTSSPGFKVEQFLWTFNMPSDHAHVSLTNVWVPDEAVFGGEGRGLQVVQHFFNENRIRQAAASLGAAQFCIDESVAYAKVRKPFGKPLASNQGIQFPLVELQTQCEMLRALIHKTAWGMDTYGNFSVSDKVSMCNYWSNRLCCEAADRAMQVHGGMGYSRHKPFEHIYRHHRRYRITEGAEEIQMRRVAGYMFGFMSQRAPKGVVEEG